Proteins from one Cryptomeria japonica chromosome 4, Sugi_1.0, whole genome shotgun sequence genomic window:
- the LOC131065515 gene encoding F-box/kelch-repeat protein At3g24760: protein MANGEELISQSLPDDVIEMIVAFLSVSDLPKATLVCKQWHSFIASSPIRRALSNCLHKCKPWLFLLSANKRRGSGFDPLARRWIRLPPLSLDPSEQDAIFMEGNGILFSVAGGSLKFTKSFLNPRKWEQSAAAMRVWRQNPIVCDDQGKIVVIGGVHELEEDKLCVEMLHLKSGEWEICDPLPEEFRHSASSTWLSSAVFNGKIYVLEKYKGDCCCFELQSKQWGKVMAVRAWSSLPSCQCVKYFCLACKGGLVLAGLVRDNGGMSFRMCIAEEEKLESKEGTEIQMPGEMLKLITGRETREEEEEEEEDEYSLYAEYIECRGAGDLVYVFSKSRYVSRRRVCLFDFSTGVWEMLAENDGGLCMNWRDRDLLVCSPVTLDETWLTSKA from the coding sequence ATGGCGAATGGCGAAGAATTGATCTCTCAATCACTGCCAGATGATGTAATAGAGATGATAGTGGCTTTCCTTTCTGTCTCAGATCTTCCCAAAGCGACTCTGGTTTGCAAGCAATGGCATTCTTTCATCGCTTCCAGTCCCATTCGTAGAGCGCTTTCCAATTGCCTGCACAAATGCAAACCCTGGCTATTTCTTTTAAGCGCCAACAAAAGACGAGGTTCAGGGTTCGATCCCTTGGCCCGCAGATGGATCCGTCTGCCGCCTTTAAGCCTTGATCCTAGTGAACAAGACGCGATCTTTATGGAAGGCAACGGAATTCTGTTTTCTGTTGCAGGGGGGAGCTTAAAGTTCACGAAAAGTTTCTTGAATCCGCGAAAATGGGAACAGAGCGCTGCGGCTATGAGGGTTTGGCGACAGAATCCGATCGTTTGTGACGATCAGGGTAAAATAGTTGTAATAGGAGGGGTTCATGAATTGGAAGAAGATAAATTGTGTGTGGAGATGCTTCATTTGAAATCGGGAGAATGGGAGATTTGCGATCCATTGCCGGAGGAATTCAGGCATAGTGCTTCGTCCACGTGGCTTTCCTCGGCTGTATTTAATGGTAAGATTTATGTATTGGAGAAGTATAAGGGAGATTGCTGTTGCTTTGAGTTGCAGAGCAAGCAGTGGGGAAAGGTGATGGCTGTAAGAGCGTGGTCGTCTCTTCCTTCTTGTCAATGTGTTAAATATTTCTGTTTAGCGTGCAAAGGTGGATTAGTTTTAGCAGGATTGGTCAGAGATAATGGAGGAATGAGCTTTAGGATGTGTATTGCAGAGGAGGAAAAGTTGGAGAGCAAGGAGGGCACGGAAATACAAATGCCTGGTGAAATGCTGAAATTGATTACAGGCAGAGAAAcaagagaggaagaggaagaggaagaggaagatgaataTTCATTATATGCAGAGTATATTGAATGCAGGGGCGCAGGGGATCTGGTTTATGTATTCAGTAAATCTAGATATGTGAGCAGAAGGCGTGTTTGCTTATTTGATTTCAGCACAGGTGTTTGGGAAATGTTAGCAGAGAATGATGGCGGATTGTGCATGAATTGGCGAGACAGAGATTTGTTGGTTTGTAGTCCAGTAACGCTTGATGAAACATGGCTGACTTCAAAAGCATAG